The genomic interval GTGGTGGGCGACGACGTCGTGCAGTTCGCGCGCGATCCGGCTGCGCTCCTCCAGCAGGGTGCGGCGGGCCCGCTCCTCGGCGGTGAGGGTGGTCTGCCGGCCGAGCTCCGCGCGGGCCTCGCGGCGGCCGCGCAGCGCCGTGCCGAGCACCACGACGACCGCGGAGAGGCAGACCGCGACCACCCCGGTGGACTGGTAGTGGGACGCGCCCCACAAGCCTTGCAGGACATAGGTGACCAGCGCGGTGATCGCCAGCACCTCGGCGGAGACCCGGGTGGGCACCCGCAGGCCGACCAGCAGCAGGACGAAGAGGTGCGCGATGATCCCGGAGACGGTCCAGGGCCAGGTGAAGCCACTCCCGTCAGGCACGGTCACCTCGCCGTGCAGCGCGACGGCCCCGACCACCATGGCCCCGATCGACAGCCACCAGGCCGGGATCGGCCGCCACAGCGCGAGCACGGTGGCACCGCCCTGGGCGGCGGCGAGCGCGAAGGCCGGGCCGAAGCCCAGGTCTCCGCCGTCCATGAATTCCGCCGTGCCGGCCAGCGCGATGACCAGAGCCGTGAGGCACACCACGCCGTGCGCCAGCCAGCGCACCCAGACGGACGGGGGCAGCGGATCGACCCGGAGCGTGCACAGGTCCTCGCGCAGCACATGCAGCCAGCGCCGTATCCGGCCGGCCACCAGCTGCCGGCTCCCCGTCTCCGTCACGCCGACCACCCTAGGCACGACGCGCCTCCTTCGCTGCCGCGGGATCGGTACGGCGGTGGACCCGGACCACGCGTGACGTGCGGCCCCCGGCACGGCGCGGCCCCTGTTCGAGGGACCGGAAGGCCGACCGGCAGACCGCCAGGACGAGGACGAACACCGGGAGCCAGGCCAGTCTGGCCGCCACCCAGTCCAGCCCGTCGGGCACGGTGTGCAGACCGGGGAGCCTGCCGAGCGCGAGGCCGGTGGCGGTGGTGGCCATCAGTGCCGTCTGGTGCCACAGGAAGATCGTCATCGCGGAGAGGTTGACCAGCGCCACCGCCGCCCAGGCCGCGGGGCGCCGCATACCGCGGCGCAAGCGGTCGCGCAGCAGCAGGGCCAGGCCGCACTGGGCCAGACCGAAGGTGACGGCGGCCAGCGTCGGCGGGTTCAGGTTGGACACCTGAGCGCCCGGCACCCCGACCATCGAGGCCGGATACCCCGCCCACCCGACGAGCACCGCGGTCGCCACCGCACCGCCCCCGAGCAAAACCCATGCCACCCGCCGCCCCTCCAGCTCACCCCGGGTCCAGGCCGCGCCCAGGGTGTACGGGACCAGCCAACCGGCCGCCAGGTTCACCCAGCCCAGCCAGTCAGGGCCGCCCAGCCCGAAGCGCACGAGGTCGACGTGCAGGACGACGGCCAGCGGCCACAACGGGTGGAGGCGCAGCAGCAGCGGGGTCGCGGCCGTCAGGGCGCCGAAGACCAGGAGGAACCACATCGGGGACAGAGCGAGTTTCACCAGGGTGCGGACCGTCTCGAACGGGGCGCCCGTGAGCAGCAGGGCCGTCGCGGCCACCGTCCACAGGGCGAGGACGGCCGCCACCGGCTTGTACAACCGCGACAGACGGCTCGTCAGCCACTGTCGGTACGTCGTCCCGCGGGCGCGTGCCGAGCTGTAGCCGCGGGTCGCCACATGACCGCCGACCAGGAAGAACACGGCCAGGGTCTGGAAGGCCCAGGAGATCGGGGCCAGCCACGGCATGTGCTGCAGCGGGCTCGCGGTGTGCAGGGTGCCTCCGTCGGCGACCAGGGCGGTCACCAGCCAGTGGCCGAGGACGACACCGAGGATCGCGAGGGCGCGCAGAGCGTCGACGGCACGGTCCCGCCCGGGAGGTGTCGCCGCGTCGGTCCGGTCGGCGGCCCGGCGTATGCCGTCCGCGCTCCGGCGTATCCCGGCGCGTACGCCGTCCCGGGTGCGGTGGGTCTCAGTCACGGGTCACCTCCGCGGTGTCTCCGAGGACGATCCGGGCGAGGTTGGTCAGGGACACCGAGCCCGGGCTGAAGTAGTCGCTGTGTCCGCCCTTACCGGCGGCGAAGACCTGGGCGCCGAAGGCTGGGGAGATCGGGTCGGTGCCGAAGCCGACGGTGACGCCGAAGAGATCGGTCCTGACGTGGGGGACCTCGCCGACCCAGTCGTCCTGGCCCCGGGCCGCCCAGATCCGGGCCGGGGTGTGCAGGGCCGCGGCGGTGTCG from Streptomyces sp. CC0208 carries:
- a CDS encoding histidine kinase; this encodes MTETGSRQLVAGRIRRWLHVLREDLCTLRVDPLPPSVWVRWLAHGVVCLTALVIALAGTAEFMDGGDLGFGPAFALAAAQGGATVLALWRPIPAWWLSIGAMVVGAVALHGEVTVPDGSGFTWPWTVSGIIAHLFVLLLVGLRVPTRVSAEVLAITALVTYVLQGLWGASHYQSTGVVAVCLSAVVVVLGTALRGRREARAELGRQTTLTAEERARRTLLEERSRIARELHDVVAHHMSVISIQAQVAPHLVENPSEELRENLDGIRQNALEALTELRRVLGVLRAEHPDRVHESDDPATGTAPHAPQPTLDRLDALVENTRAAGLSVRVDVRGVRRPLPSGVELSAYRIVQEALSNVLRHAPGATASVALVHYVHGVDVRVVNSRPTRSVPSSPGAGHGLLGMRERAAMLGGTLRAGPHPDGGYEVAAYLPTAPPGAPDQVTDSKDGTA
- a CDS encoding acyltransferase gives rise to the protein MTETHRTRDGVRAGIRRSADGIRRAADRTDAATPPGRDRAVDALRALAILGVVLGHWLVTALVADGGTLHTASPLQHMPWLAPISWAFQTLAVFFLVGGHVATRGYSSARARGTTYRQWLTSRLSRLYKPVAAVLALWTVAATALLLTGAPFETVRTLVKLALSPMWFLLVFGALTAATPLLLRLHPLWPLAVVLHVDLVRFGLGGPDWLGWVNLAAGWLVPYTLGAAWTRGELEGRRVAWVLLGGGAVATAVLVGWAGYPASMVGVPGAQVSNLNPPTLAAVTFGLAQCGLALLLRDRLRRGMRRPAAWAAVALVNLSAMTIFLWHQTALMATTATGLALGRLPGLHTVPDGLDWVAARLAWLPVFVLVLAVCRSAFRSLEQGPRRAGGRTSRVVRVHRRTDPAAAKEARRA